One stretch of Riemerella columbina DNA includes these proteins:
- a CDS encoding DUF1304 domain-containing protein, whose translation MSLFTKFLIGIIAAEHLYIMYFEMLAWERIGKRVFKFLPENLFTPTKGLAANQGLYNGFLAAGLLWTFFITDAIWAKNIALFFLVCVAVAGIYGAISGTRKIFFLQALPVLIAIISLMI comes from the coding sequence ATGAGCCTATTTACTAAATTTTTAATCGGAATTATTGCGGCAGAGCACCTTTATATTATGTATTTTGAAATGCTGGCGTGGGAACGCATTGGCAAAAGGGTTTTTAAGTTTTTGCCTGAAAATTTATTTACACCCACCAAAGGTTTGGCAGCGAACCAAGGGCTTTATAATGGTTTTTTGGCAGCAGGATTACTCTGGACTTTTTTTATCACCGATGCCATTTGGGCGAAAAATATCGCTCTTTTTTTCTTGGTCTGCGTTGCTGTGGCTGGCATTTATGGGGCTATTAGTGGCACGAGAAAAATTTTCTTCTTACAAGCCTTACCCGTCCTCATCGCTATTATAAGTTTGATGATTTAA
- a CDS encoding thiamine pyrophosphate-dependent enzyme has protein sequence MSKTVADQLVEMLVNAGVKRVYGITGDSLNPVNDAIRRDGRIEWIHVRHEEAGAYAASMDAELNGIGCCMGSSGPGHVHLINGLYDANRSGNPVIAIASTCPSNKFGQDYFQETNPFYLFQDCSKYVYVANTPTQFPHMLQHAIQVATEQKGVAVVGLPGDVAAAPAVDIITSQRNYNTQSIFRPSDAELQALADLLNENKKIALYCGHGCRHAVVEVKALAAKLNAPMAFSFRGKIFFDTDDNAFATGLNGLLGHRSGYLTCNEADVLLMLGTDFPYAEFLPQKTKIVQIDHQPARIGRRAKVSMGLAGDIKDTLTALLPLLKGNIDTDFLTEMQKEHRKSEEALDKFVNTDGKIDEIHPEYVAHMINQLADDDAIFTVDTGMTSVWAARFIKGKRQRYLTGSFNHGSMANAMPMAIGAAASQKDRQVIAMCGDGGISMLLGDLATIMQYQFPIKIIVFNNRSLGMVKLEMQVNGYVDWQTNMVNPEFDKIGTLMGMKSMAVHKAEEVESALKEIFAHEGPALLNVYTNPNSLAMPPHITLQQMKGFTTSMFKKLAEGKFGDVESAISANIGHLGELL, from the coding sequence ATGTCCAAAACAGTAGCTGATCAATTAGTAGAAATGCTGGTTAATGCAGGCGTGAAGCGCGTCTATGGCATTACTGGCGATAGCCTCAATCCTGTGAATGATGCCATCCGCAGAGATGGGCGAATAGAATGGATCCATGTCCGCCACGAAGAAGCGGGAGCTTATGCCGCCTCTATGGATGCGGAACTCAACGGCATTGGCTGTTGTATGGGCAGTTCTGGGCCAGGGCATGTGCATCTGATCAACGGTCTTTATGATGCCAACAGATCCGGAAACCCCGTAATTGCGATTGCCAGCACCTGCCCTTCCAACAAATTTGGGCAAGATTATTTCCAAGAGACCAATCCGTTTTATCTCTTCCAAGATTGCAGTAAATATGTGTATGTTGCCAATACGCCCACCCAGTTTCCGCATATGTTGCAGCACGCCATACAGGTGGCTACGGAGCAAAAAGGCGTGGCGGTGGTCGGTTTACCAGGCGATGTAGCGGCGGCACCAGCGGTGGACATCATCACCTCGCAGCGAAATTACAATACCCAAAGCATCTTTCGCCCTTCTGATGCGGAGTTGCAGGCTTTGGCAGACCTTCTCAACGAAAACAAAAAAATCGCACTCTATTGCGGACACGGCTGTCGGCACGCAGTGGTAGAAGTCAAGGCATTGGCAGCGAAACTCAATGCACCGATGGCGTTTTCATTCCGAGGGAAAATATTTTTTGATACCGATGATAATGCCTTTGCTACGGGGCTCAATGGGCTTTTGGGGCATCGTTCGGGCTATCTCACTTGCAACGAAGCCGATGTTTTGCTGATGCTCGGCACCGATTTCCCTTATGCCGAATTTTTACCGCAGAAAACGAAAATCGTGCAAATAGACCACCAACCCGCTCGCATAGGGCGAAGAGCCAAAGTCAGTATGGGCTTGGCAGGCGATATTAAGGACACCCTTACCGCATTGTTACCGCTATTGAAGGGCAATATTGACACCGATTTCCTTACCGAAATGCAAAAAGAACACCGCAAAAGTGAGGAAGCATTGGATAAATTCGTCAATACTGATGGCAAAATCGATGAAATTCACCCTGAATATGTGGCACATATGATCAACCAACTGGCGGATGATGATGCCATTTTTACCGTAGATACAGGGATGACCTCCGTGTGGGCGGCGCGTTTTATCAAGGGCAAACGCCAGCGTTACCTCACGGGCTCCTTCAACCACGGCTCTATGGCGAATGCAATGCCGATGGCGATTGGGGCGGCGGCTTCCCAAAAAGACAGACAAGTGATTGCGATGTGTGGAGATGGTGGAATTTCTATGCTTTTGGGTGATTTGGCGACCATTATGCAGTATCAATTTCCGATTAAAATCATCGTGTTTAACAACCGCAGTTTGGGAATGGTAAAGCTGGAAATGCAGGTGAACGGCTATGTGGATTGGCAAACCAATATGGTCAATCCCGAATTTGACAAAATCGGTACGCTGATGGGGATGAAGAGTATGGCGGTGCACAAAGCCGAAGAGGTGGAGAGTGCCTTAAAGGAAATTTTCGCACACGAGGGACCTGCCTTGCTCAATGTTTACACCAATCCGAATTCCTTAGCGATGCCGCCGCACATCACGCTCCAACAGATGAAAGGCTTCACCACTTCTATGTTTAAAAAATTAGCCGAAGGTAAATTTGGCGATGTAGAAAGTGCCATCAGTGCCAATATTGGGCATTTGGGCGAGCTTTTGTAG
- a CDS encoding C40 family peptidase, giving the protein MRNQFLTYIVAAISILSLQSCVSNYVVSATPSQQDFYNKTNANVPKISKASLVSAKKSLYADDNFEAAKATLTELNKLEARAEIEKAIQHEKTIDDILNQASTYIGTPYRFGGTSRRGIDCSAFVLSVFNEATGISLPRVAAAQAQEGERVAKSELKRGDLVFFSHGRRISHVGIVQEVTEDGEVKFIHAATSRGVMISSLNDGYWGPRYRFAKRIIQEN; this is encoded by the coding sequence ATGAGAAATCAATTTTTAACCTATATCGTTGCGGCTATTTCTATATTATCTTTACAATCTTGTGTGAGCAATTATGTGGTTAGCGCTACACCATCTCAGCAAGACTTTTATAACAAAACCAATGCCAATGTACCCAAAATCAGCAAGGCAAGTTTAGTATCAGCGAAAAAATCACTCTATGCTGATGATAATTTTGAAGCAGCAAAAGCCACACTAACGGAACTCAACAAATTAGAAGCCAGAGCTGAAATAGAAAAAGCCATACAACACGAGAAAACTATAGACGATATTCTCAACCAAGCCAGCACTTATATTGGAACCCCTTACCGCTTCGGAGGAACGAGTAGAAGAGGGATTGATTGCTCAGCATTCGTACTTTCAGTATTTAATGAAGCAACAGGAATTAGTTTGCCAAGAGTAGCGGCAGCACAAGCTCAAGAAGGCGAAAGAGTGGCTAAATCAGAACTCAAAAGAGGCGATTTGGTATTCTTCTCACACGGCAGACGCATTTCTCATGTAGGGATTGTACAAGAAGTGACAGAAGATGGCGAGGTAAAATTCATCCACGCAGCGACATCAAGAGGCGTTATGATTTCTTCGTTGAATGATGGTTACTGGGGACCACGCTACAGATTTGCTAAAAGAATTATCCAAGAAAACTAA
- a CDS encoding glutamine synthetase III family protein — protein MSSLRFKALAKLPFMDFRKDNAVNVPKKLSELFCENVFSEQTMRAYLTKEAFSSIMDAVKKGAKIQRDIADQVAVAMKDWALSKGATHYTHWFQPLTGSTAEKHDSFFTPIESDRAIERFDGGMLIQQEPDASSFPNGGIRNTFEARGYTAWDPTSPAFIVGTTLCIPSIFISYTGETLDYKTPLLKALHAVDEAATSICKAYFDKNVTKVTATLGWEQEYFLVDSALYQSRPDLIFTGRTLLGHSPAKGQQLDDHYFGSIPTRVMNFMKELEIECMKLGIPVTTRHNEVAPNQFELAPMFEETNVAVDHNSLLMDIMARVAHKHHFHILFHEKPFAGVNGSGKHNNWSLATDTGENLLSPGKNPKKNLQFLTFFINTLKAVHDYADLLRASIASASNDHRLGANEAPPAIISAFIGSQLSAVLEELEKVTDGKLSPEEKTDLKLNVVGKIPEILLDNTDRNRTSPFAFTGNKFELRAVGSSANCGEPMTALNAMVAKQLRLFKAEVDAVIDRKNLKKDEAIFNVLREYVRDCKRIIFEGDGYSEDWAKEAKKRGLNNLKTTPEALKNELDKKFVDLFQDLEIYNHREFEARNEIKLEKYSANIDIEAKVLSDIARNHIIPAALKYQNRLIDNVKGLKEIFGAQEFKSLGKEQMELIKDISENVSKIKVGVDELLKAKAKAQAISNHQKQAEAYCQEVKPKFDAIREASDALEMMVDDELWPLTKYRELLFTR, from the coding sequence ATGTCATCACTAAGATTTAAAGCGTTAGCTAAGTTGCCTTTTATGGATTTCAGAAAAGACAACGCCGTGAATGTCCCTAAAAAACTCTCCGAGTTATTTTGCGAAAATGTATTCTCAGAGCAAACCATGAGGGCGTACCTCACCAAAGAGGCGTTTAGCTCCATTATGGATGCCGTGAAAAAAGGTGCCAAAATTCAGCGAGATATTGCAGACCAAGTGGCAGTAGCGATGAAGGACTGGGCGCTCTCTAAGGGGGCTACGCATTATACCCACTGGTTCCAGCCACTTACGGGATCTACGGCAGAAAAACACGACTCTTTTTTCACGCCCATAGAGAGCGACAGGGCTATAGAACGCTTTGATGGCGGAATGCTCATTCAGCAAGAACCCGATGCCTCTTCCTTCCCGAATGGTGGCATTAGAAATACCTTTGAAGCCCGTGGTTATACCGCTTGGGATCCTACATCGCCAGCGTTTATCGTGGGTACAACACTCTGTATTCCATCGATTTTTATTTCTTATACAGGCGAAACCTTGGATTATAAAACACCTCTTCTCAAAGCCCTCCACGCGGTAGATGAGGCAGCGACCAGCATTTGCAAAGCTTATTTTGACAAAAATGTAACCAAGGTAACCGCTACTTTGGGTTGGGAGCAAGAGTATTTTTTGGTGGATAGCGCGCTGTATCAGTCCAGACCAGATTTAATTTTTACGGGTCGTACGCTTTTGGGGCATTCTCCAGCGAAGGGACAACAGTTGGATGACCATTATTTTGGCTCCATTCCTACACGGGTGATGAATTTTATGAAGGAATTGGAAATTGAGTGTATGAAACTCGGCATTCCCGTTACCACAAGGCATAACGAGGTAGCGCCTAACCAGTTTGAGCTCGCACCGATGTTTGAAGAAACCAATGTGGCAGTAGACCATAACTCCCTATTGATGGATATTATGGCGAGGGTGGCACACAAACATCATTTTCATATTTTGTTCCACGAAAAGCCGTTTGCAGGCGTTAATGGCAGCGGCAAGCATAACAACTGGTCGTTGGCGACAGACACGGGCGAAAATCTCCTAAGTCCAGGCAAAAATCCGAAGAAAAACTTACAATTCTTAACTTTTTTTATCAATACCTTAAAAGCCGTTCACGATTATGCCGATTTGCTCAGAGCCAGCATCGCTTCTGCGAGTAACGACCACCGTTTGGGCGCCAACGAAGCTCCACCAGCCATTATTTCGGCGTTTATTGGTTCACAACTTTCTGCCGTTTTAGAAGAGTTGGAAAAGGTAACCGATGGTAAATTATCCCCAGAGGAAAAAACTGATTTAAAACTAAATGTAGTCGGCAAAATCCCTGAAATTCTTTTAGATAACACGGATAGAAACCGAACTTCGCCATTCGCCTTTACAGGGAACAAATTCGAACTGAGAGCCGTAGGTTCTTCTGCCAATTGTGGCGAACCGATGACCGCGCTTAATGCGATGGTTGCTAAACAGTTAAGATTGTTTAAAGCCGAAGTAGATGCAGTGATAGACCGCAAAAATCTCAAAAAAGATGAGGCGATATTCAATGTCCTTAGAGAATATGTTCGGGATTGTAAAAGGATTATTTTTGAGGGCGATGGCTACTCCGAAGATTGGGCAAAAGAAGCCAAAAAACGAGGACTCAACAATCTTAAAACTACACCAGAAGCCCTTAAGAATGAGTTAGATAAAAAGTTTGTAGATTTATTTCAAGACCTAGAAATTTACAACCACCGAGAGTTTGAGGCAAGGAACGAAATCAAATTAGAAAAATATTCCGCTAATATTGATATAGAAGCCAAAGTACTGTCGGATATTGCAAGAAATCACATTATCCCAGCGGCGTTAAAATACCAAAACCGTCTGATAGACAATGTTAAAGGTTTAAAGGAAATCTTTGGTGCTCAGGAGTTTAAGAGTTTGGGTAAAGAACAAATGGAGCTCATTAAGGATATTTCTGAAAATGTATCTAAAATTAAAGTTGGTGTAGATGAGTTGTTAAAAGCCAAAGCCAAGGCGCAAGCCATCAGCAATCATCAGAAGCAAGCCGAGGCGTATTGCCAAGAGGTAAAACCTAAGTTTGATGCCATTAGAGAAGCCTCCGATGCTTTAGAAATGATGGTAGATGATGAGCTTTGGCCACTCACCAAATACAGGGAATTACTCTTCACGAGATAG
- a CDS encoding DUF885 domain-containing protein, whose product MKSILNYISFIALFCLGACKKSDTPIAVVPEHTSLDSLAATYYDGYLKYHPLEATAQGDRRFNDILPQNLDKAQISEETAFYHQMIKRLEGINYNQLTDAQKVVYNVLDYQLKDQIESYSYHPEYFPFTQFSGLPLEFPLLGSGQGSQPFETKEDYENWLKRMEAFPNWMDMAITNFRLGIKDHMALPKSLVLKMIPQMNAEELTSTKESKNIFFNPIHHFPKALSSVERQDFTKRYRAVILDQIIPAYQKMAKFLEEEYLPNARDTDGYNALPKGKEIYQYQVKHWTTTNETPEEIHQKGLEEVARLRAEMEKVKNQLNFQGSLEEFLSFVKKDPKAKPYHTSQEILNAFNAVLAKIEPKLKTMFNVVPKTGFEIRQTEKFREASASAEYLPGTPDGKRNGIFYIPIPDPKEFNVTSGMESLFLHEAIPGHHYQIALQQENTALPKFLRFGWIGAYGEGWALYCESLGPELGLYTDPYQKMGALSDEMMRAVRLVVDTGIHTGKMNREQAIQYFLSNVAYDEAAATAEIERYMAYPGQALSYKTGAMKIQSLRQKYATELGNQFNLAQFHDELLNQGCLPLQVLEQKMDNWAKRVRK is encoded by the coding sequence ATGAAATCAATTTTAAATTATATAAGTTTCATCGCTCTATTTTGTTTAGGAGCTTGCAAAAAAAGTGATACGCCTATAGCTGTTGTTCCAGAGCACACGAGCCTTGACAGCCTTGCAGCAACTTATTACGATGGCTACCTTAAATACCATCCGCTGGAGGCTACAGCGCAGGGCGATAGACGCTTTAATGATATCTTACCGCAAAATTTAGATAAAGCCCAAATATCGGAGGAAACAGCGTTTTATCATCAGATGATTAAGAGGTTGGAAGGCATCAATTACAACCAACTAACCGATGCCCAAAAGGTGGTGTATAATGTATTGGATTATCAGCTAAAAGACCAAATAGAAAGCTATAGCTATCACCCAGAATATTTTCCATTTACCCAGTTTTCTGGCTTGCCATTGGAGTTTCCGTTGTTGGGTAGTGGGCAGGGGAGCCAACCTTTTGAAACGAAGGAAGATTATGAAAATTGGCTCAAAAGAATGGAGGCTTTTCCCAATTGGATGGATATGGCGATCACCAATTTTAGATTAGGAATTAAAGACCATATGGCGCTGCCGAAAAGTTTAGTTTTAAAGATGATACCGCAGATGAATGCCGAGGAGTTGACTTCTACCAAAGAGTCTAAAAATATCTTTTTTAACCCTATTCATCACTTTCCAAAGGCGCTATCTTCGGTGGAACGGCAAGATTTTACAAAACGATATAGAGCGGTGATCCTCGATCAAATTATACCCGCTTATCAAAAAATGGCAAAATTTTTAGAAGAAGAATATTTGCCTAATGCTCGGGATACTGATGGCTACAACGCCCTGCCTAAGGGAAAAGAAATCTATCAATACCAAGTGAAGCATTGGACGACCACGAATGAAACGCCTGAAGAAATTCATCAAAAAGGCTTAGAAGAAGTGGCGCGCCTGAGAGCCGAAATGGAGAAAGTAAAAAACCAACTCAATTTTCAAGGGAGTTTAGAGGAATTTTTATCCTTTGTGAAAAAAGACCCTAAAGCCAAGCCTTACCATACCTCTCAAGAAATATTGAACGCCTTCAATGCAGTGCTTGCTAAAATAGAGCCTAAGCTAAAAACGATGTTTAATGTAGTCCCAAAAACAGGCTTTGAAATTAGGCAAACCGAAAAATTTAGAGAAGCTTCAGCCAGTGCAGAATATCTGCCTGGAACGCCCGATGGCAAGCGCAATGGTATTTTTTATATTCCCATTCCTGACCCTAAAGAATTTAATGTAACTTCTGGAATGGAGTCCCTATTTCTCCACGAGGCTATACCTGGGCACCACTATCAAATCGCGTTACAGCAAGAGAATACGGCGCTGCCTAAATTTTTGCGTTTCGGTTGGATTGGTGCTTATGGCGAGGGTTGGGCGCTCTATTGTGAATCCTTGGGCCCGGAATTGGGGCTTTATACAGATCCTTATCAAAAAATGGGCGCTCTAAGCGATGAAATGATGCGTGCTGTGCGCTTAGTGGTAGACACGGGGATCCATACTGGAAAAATGAACCGTGAGCAAGCCATTCAGTATTTTCTGAGCAATGTCGCCTATGATGAAGCCGCAGCAACGGCAGAAATAGAGCGCTATATGGCTTATCCTGGGCAAGCACTTAGTTATAAAACTGGTGCAATGAAAATACAATCATTGAGGCAAAAATATGCCACAGAATTGGGTAATCAATTCAATTTGGCTCAATTTCACGATGAGTTATTGAACCAAGGTTGCCTCCCACTGCAGGTTTTAGAGCAAAAAATGGACAATTGGGCAAAGCGAGTTCGGAAGTAG
- a CDS encoding RNA methyltransferase, whose amino-acid sequence MTKKLKLEELNRVDIETFKAQEKMPLVVVLDQIRSMHNVGAIFRTADAFTVEKLVLCGITPHPPHREIHKAALGATESVDWHYEKDINTALSHLKTVGYQIIGIEQTTDSVMLDDFKIEPSVKYALVLGNEVEGLSESALAQYDAFIEIPQYGTKHSLNVSVCGGIVMWNFFSQMFKK is encoded by the coding sequence ATGACGAAAAAACTGAAATTAGAAGAGCTGAACAGGGTGGATATAGAAACCTTTAAAGCGCAGGAAAAGATGCCATTGGTAGTGGTTTTAGACCAAATTAGAAGTATGCATAATGTAGGCGCTATATTCCGTACCGCAGATGCCTTTACGGTTGAAAAATTGGTGCTTTGCGGGATTACGCCTCATCCGCCTCATCGGGAGATTCATAAAGCCGCTTTGGGCGCTACAGAAAGCGTGGATTGGCATTATGAAAAAGACATAAACACGGCTTTATCTCATTTAAAAACAGTAGGTTATCAAATTATAGGCATAGAGCAAACCACAGATAGCGTGATGTTGGATGACTTTAAAATAGAACCTTCAGTAAAATATGCACTGGTTCTTGGCAACGAGGTAGAAGGGCTTAGCGAGTCCGCTTTGGCACAATATGATGCCTTTATTGAAATCCCTCAATATGGTACCAAACATTCTTTAAATGTGAGTGTTTGCGGCGGTATTGTGATGTGGAATTTCTTTTCTCAAATGTTTAAAAAATAA